One Globicephala melas chromosome 18, mGloMel1.2, whole genome shotgun sequence DNA segment encodes these proteins:
- the SLC15A1 gene encoding solute carrier family 15 member 1 produces MKGALEDHAVQAQKGVPQAELHSTDIPLELVRNASSRDHARPTGTAALGVGARSLLPPSPGGASEAASGLRTIAVVSRIQSPAGDSKVVSAAGGGAAGSGGNGSGRFSEPLALHPDHTRELPEQVIERKCSHQPSPTRRSGPGLGLGCWTGPEGLDSTPDGLTNTEGTFSRPSCFGYPVSIFFIVINEFCERFSYYGMRAILILYFQSFLHWNDNLSTAIYHTFVALCYLTPILGALIADSWLGKFKTIVSLSIVYTIGQVVIAVSSINDLVDFNHDGNPDNISVHVALSMVGLALIALGTGGIKPCVSAFGGDQFEKGQEKQRNRFFSIFYLAINAGSLLSTIITPMLRVQECGIHSKKACYPLAFGVPAALMAVSLIVFVIGSGMYKKVQPQGNVMAKVARCIGFAIKNRVKHRSKKFPKREHWLDWANEKYDEQLISQIKMVTRVMFLYIPLPMFWALFDQQGSRWTLQATTMNGKIGIIEIQPDQMQTVNAILIVILVPIMDAVVYPLIAKCGFNFTSLKKMTVGMFLASMAFVAAAIVQVEIEKTLPVFPKGNEVQIKVLNIGNDSMNISFPGKTETLNPMHQTSDFMTFSADKLTSINISSTGSPPTPVKDFEQGHRHILLVWAPNKYQVVKDGLNQKPENGKNGIRFVNTLAESFSVTMGEEIYENVTSHNASEYHFFSSGRKSFTINSSEIAQHCGNEFETSYLEFGSAYTYVITRKDNGCLEPIVVEDISPNTVSMALQIPQYFLLTCGEVVFSVTGLEFSYSQAPSNMKSVLQAGWLLTVAAGNFIVLIVAGAGSFSEQWAEYVLFAGLLLVVSVIFAVMARFYTYVSPAEIEAQFDTDEKKKYPEESNPYPKLDSDLQTQL; encoded by the exons ATGAAGGGGGCCCTGGAGGACCACGCGGTCCAGGCCCAGAAGGGAGTTCCTCAGGCAGAGCTGCA cagcaccgACATCCCcttggaacttgttagaaatgcaagctCGAGGGACCACGCCAGGCCTACAGGGACAGCAGCTCTGGGCGTGGGGGCCAGAAGCCTGCTCCCCCCCAGCCCTGGAGGTGCCTCTGAGGCAGCCTCCGGTCTGAGAACCATTGCTGTGGTGTCACGGATCCAGAGCCCCGCGGGGGACTCGAAGGTCGTCAGTGCGGCCGGAGGAGGGGCCGCGGGGAGCG gaGGAAATGGTTCCGGCAGATTTTCGGAGCCTCTGGCTCTCCATCCTGACCACACACGCGAGTTGCCCGAGCAGGTGATTGAAAGAAAATGCAGCCACCAGCCCAGCCCGACTCGGAGAAGCGGCCCAGGCCTGGGACTGGGATGTTGGACGGGGCCGGAGGGTCTGGACAGCACACCCGACGGCCTGACCAACACGGAGG gaaCGTTCTCACGGCCG AGCTGCTTTGGTTATCCCGTGAGCATCTTCTTCATCGTGATCAATGAGTTCTGTGAAAGATTTTCCTACTATGGAATGAGAG CGATCCTGATTCTGTACTTTCAAAGTTTCCTCCACTGGAACGACAATCTGAGCACCGCCATCTATCACACGTTTGTGGCTCTGTGCTACCTGACGCCCATTCTCGGAGCTCTCATTGCCGACTCCTGGCTGGGGAAGTTCAA GACAATTGTGTCGCTGTCCATTGTCTACACCATTGGACAAGTAGTCATTGCAGTGAGCTCAATTAATGACCTCGTGGACTTCAACCACGATGGAAACCCTGACAATATTTCTGTGCACGT GGCACTGTCCATGGTTGGCCTGGCCCTGATAGCTCTGGGTACCGGAGGGATAAAGCCTTGTGTGTCTGCATTTGGTGGAGATCAGTTTGAAAAGGGCCAG gaaaaacaaagaaacagatttttttccatcttttatttGGCCATTAATGCTGGAAGTTTGCTGTCTACTATCATCACTCCCATGCTCAGAG TTCAAGAATGTGGAATTCACAGTAAAAAAGCTTGTTACCCATTGGCGTTTGGGGTTCCTGCTGCCCTTATGGCTGTATCTCTGA TTGTATTTGTCATTGGCAGTGGAATGTACAAGAAGGTCCAGCCCCAGGGTAATGTCATGGCTAAAGTCGCCAGGTGTATTGGG tttGCCATCAAAAATAGGGTTAAGCATCGGAGTAAGAAATTTCCCAAGAGGGAGCATTGGCTGGACTGGGCTAACGAGAAATACGAC GAGCAGCTCATCTCTCAAATTAAGATGGTTACAAGAGTGATGTTCCTGTATATTCCTCTCCCCATGTTCTGGGCCTTGTTTGATCAGCAG GGCTCCAGGTGGACGCTGCAGGCAACAACTATGAATGGGAAAATT GGAATTATTGAAATTCAGCCAGATCAGATGCag ACCGTGAATGCCATCCTGATCGTTATCCTGGTTCCCATCATGGATGCTGTGGTGTATCCTCTGATCGCAAAATGTGGCTTCAATTTCAC CTCCTTGAAGAAGATGACGGTTGGGATGTTCCTGGCTTCCATGGCTTTTGTGGCAGCTGCAATTGTGCAGGTGGAAATCGAG AAAACTCTTCCCGTCTTccccaaaggaaatgaagtccAAATTAAAGTATTGAATATAGGAAATGATAGCATGAATATATCCTTTCCTGGAAAGACAGAGACACTTAACCCGATGCATCaa ACGAGTGATTTTATGACTTTCAGTGCAGACAAACTGACAAGTATAAACATTTCTTCTACTGGATCACCACCCACTCCAGTAAAAGACTTTGAGCAGGGCCATCGCCATATCCTTCTAGTCTGGGCCCCAAACAAATACCAAGTG gtAAAGGATGGCCTTAACCAGAagccagaaaatggaaaaaatggaatcag atttgtAAATACTCTTGCTGAGAGCTTCAGTGTCACAATGGGTGAGGAAATTTATGAAAACGTCACCAGTCACAATGCCAGCGAATatcattttttctcttctggCAG AAAGAGCTTCACAATAAACTCATCAGAGATTGCACAACACTGTGGAAATGAGTTCGAAACATCCTACCTTGAATTTGGTAGTGCGTATACCTATGTAATCACAAGGAAG GATAACGGCTGCCTCGAACCGATAGTAGTTGAAGATATTTCCCCGAACACAGTCAGCATGGCCCTGCAAATCCCCCAGTACTTCCTCCTCACCTGCGGCGAGGTGGTTTTCTCCGTCACGGGATTGGAGTTCTCATATTCTCAG GCTCCTTCCAACATGAAGTCAGTGCTTCAAGCAGGGTGGCTGTTGACAGTGGCAGCTGGCAACTTCATTGTCCTTATCGTAGCAGGAGCGGGCTCGTTCAGCGAACAG